A single region of the Hypanus sabinus isolate sHypSab1 chromosome 21, sHypSab1.hap1, whole genome shotgun sequence genome encodes:
- the larp6a gene encoding la-related protein 6a isoform X1: MLNLQIALLRWAAFLAPPAVREALVPAPGSWLFTPTYRPYPRGRPHAAAPPCAPPPTDARPPGGGQALADGCSPSSALKRAGGPLMDGTTSTNTLPSCGETLPPSPLVLIQVATAEEEPAAQPSAGSGSDQEASPGPKNSGADDDVGAEWRTPDPELVQKLVAQIEYYLSDDYLKNDAFLLKHVRRNKMGYVSVKLLTSFKKVKHLTRDWQTTAFALRNSELLELNEEGKKVRRKSAVPVFPSEHLPSRMLLVYDMHLCPEFQVLNPNSECETAGLQERIMEHALKAFGVFGPVVSVRVLKLGKELPADVKRLSNRYSQLGTKDCVIVEFEDVESAIKAHESLGKMEEKGMKVVLIGMKPPKKKVVREKNREAEDVSKNEAKSGSANKRVEELQFMCEDCSACSSSEPESNPASPMLGRKSHLNNQLIPGTYKNNHLSPNASPRVSPWSSPRSSPSLQRKDPALHKSPLVVNAKLGGAVNTEAVSKWTDYSSDSSITPSGSPWVQRRKQAQGISHENTPVGSPMPSRKMHNSAGLPSGVIRMPRGPDGTKGFQPLAERSKPLVI, from the exons ATGTTGAACCTGCAGATCGCCCTGCTGCGGTGGGCCGCCTTTCTGGCGCCGCCGGCTGTGCGGGAGGCCTTGGTACCCGCTCCGGGCTCCTGGCTCTTCACGCCGACTTACAGGCCATACCCACGCGGGCGGCCTCACGCCGCGGCCCCGCCCTGCGCTCCTCCCCCGACCGATGCTCGGCCTCCGGGCGGGGGCCAGGCTCTGGCTGATGGTTGCAGTCCCTCCTCGGCGCTAAAGCGGGCTGGCGGGCCGCTGATGGACGGAACGACATCCACCAACACGCTCCCTTCCTGCGGGGAGACCTTACCGCCGTCTCCACTCGTCCTGATTCAGGTGGCGACAGCCGAGGAGGAGCCCGCGGCCCAGCCTTCTGCAGGCAGCGGCTCCGACCAGGAGGCGAGCCCGGGGCCGAAAAACAG TGGAGCAGATGATGATGTGGGAGCTGAGTGGAGAACCCCAGACCCTGAGTTGGTGCAGAAACTTGTTGCCCAGATTGAATATTATCTCTCTGATGACTATCTGAAAAATGATGCGTTTCTACTAAAGCACGTGAGGAGAAATAAGATGGGCTATGTCAGTGTTAAACTTCTGACCTCTTTCAAAAAG GTAAAACATCTCACTCGTGACTGGCAAACAACTGCTTTTGCTCTCAGGAACTCGGAGCTTCTAGAACTAAATGAAGAAGGTAAAAAAGTGAGAAGGAAGTCAGCTGTTCCAGTTTTCCCAAGCGAACATCTTCCTAGTCGGATGCTGCTGGTGTATGATATGCATTTGTGTCCAGAATTTCAAGTTTTAAATCCTAATTCAGAATGTGAAACTGCTGGCTTACAAGAGAGGATAATGGAGCATGCGCTGAAGGCATTTGGTGTGTTCGGTCCAGTCGTCTCTGTTCGGGTACTGAAATTGGGGAAGGAGCTTCCTGCAGATGTGAAAAGGTTGAGCAATCGTTACTCTCAGCTGGGAACAAAAGATTGTGTCATTGTAGAGTTTGAAGATGTTGAATCGGCAATCAAGGCACACGAGTCACTTGGGAAAATGGAAGAAAAGGGGATGAAAGTGGTGCTAATAGGGATGAAGCCGCCAAAGAAGAAAGTAGTCAGAGAGAAGAATAGAGAGGCTGAAGATGTTAGCAAAAATGAGGCGAAGAGCGGCTCTGCCAATAAGCGAGTGGAGGAGTTGCAGTTCATGTGTGAAGATTGCTCAGCGTGCAGCTCTTCTGAACCGGAGAGTAACCCTGCATCTCCTATGCTTGGCCGCAAGTCTCACCTCAATAACCAGCTGATCCCCGGTACCTACAAGAACAATCACCTGAGTCCTAACGCTTCTCCCCGAGTGAGCCCATGGAGCAGCCCGCGCTCCAGCCCATCGCTGCAGCGGAAAGACCCCGCTTTGCACAAGTCCCCACTTGTGGTCAATGCTAAGCTCGGTGGTGCTGTAAATACTGAGGCTGTGAGCAAGTGGACTGACTATTCATCGGACAGCAGCATCACGCCATCGGGCAGCCCCTGGGTACAAAGACGGAAGCAAGCACAGGGAATATCGCATGAGAATACTCCAGTCGGCAGCCCCATGCCTTCCAGAAAGATGCACAACTCGGCTGGGCTCCCTTCTGGAGTGATCCGAATGCCCAGAGGACCAGATGGTACAAAAGGATTCCAACCTCTTGCAGAGAGGAGCAAGCCACTTGTAATCTGA
- the larp6a gene encoding la-related protein 6a isoform X2, giving the protein MLLVYDMHLCPEFQVLNPNSECETAGLQERIMEHALKAFGVFGPVVSVRVLKLGKELPADVKRLSNRYSQLGTKDCVIVEFEDVESAIKAHESLGKMEEKGMKVVLIGMKPPKKKVVREKNREAEDVSKNEAKSGSANKRVEELQFMCEDCSACSSSEPESNPASPMLGRKSHLNNQLIPGTYKNNHLSPNASPRVSPWSSPRSSPSLQRKDPALHKSPLVVNAKLGGAVNTEAVSKWTDYSSDSSITPSGSPWVQRRKQAQGISHENTPVGSPMPSRKMHNSAGLPSGVIRMPRGPDGTKGFQPLAERSKPLVI; this is encoded by the coding sequence ATGCTGCTGGTGTATGATATGCATTTGTGTCCAGAATTTCAAGTTTTAAATCCTAATTCAGAATGTGAAACTGCTGGCTTACAAGAGAGGATAATGGAGCATGCGCTGAAGGCATTTGGTGTGTTCGGTCCAGTCGTCTCTGTTCGGGTACTGAAATTGGGGAAGGAGCTTCCTGCAGATGTGAAAAGGTTGAGCAATCGTTACTCTCAGCTGGGAACAAAAGATTGTGTCATTGTAGAGTTTGAAGATGTTGAATCGGCAATCAAGGCACACGAGTCACTTGGGAAAATGGAAGAAAAGGGGATGAAAGTGGTGCTAATAGGGATGAAGCCGCCAAAGAAGAAAGTAGTCAGAGAGAAGAATAGAGAGGCTGAAGATGTTAGCAAAAATGAGGCGAAGAGCGGCTCTGCCAATAAGCGAGTGGAGGAGTTGCAGTTCATGTGTGAAGATTGCTCAGCGTGCAGCTCTTCTGAACCGGAGAGTAACCCTGCATCTCCTATGCTTGGCCGCAAGTCTCACCTCAATAACCAGCTGATCCCCGGTACCTACAAGAACAATCACCTGAGTCCTAACGCTTCTCCCCGAGTGAGCCCATGGAGCAGCCCGCGCTCCAGCCCATCGCTGCAGCGGAAAGACCCCGCTTTGCACAAGTCCCCACTTGTGGTCAATGCTAAGCTCGGTGGTGCTGTAAATACTGAGGCTGTGAGCAAGTGGACTGACTATTCATCGGACAGCAGCATCACGCCATCGGGCAGCCCCTGGGTACAAAGACGGAAGCAAGCACAGGGAATATCGCATGAGAATACTCCAGTCGGCAGCCCCATGCCTTCCAGAAAGATGCACAACTCGGCTGGGCTCCCTTCTGGAGTGATCCGAATGCCCAGAGGACCAGATGGTACAAAAGGATTCCAACCTCTTGCAGAGAGGAGCAAGCCACTTGTAATCTGA